The Chrysemys picta bellii isolate R12L10 chromosome 10, ASM1138683v2, whole genome shotgun sequence genome segment CAGAAATTCCAGGCTTGACAAATATTGAGTTAAAGGACCATTTTATCCCTTTTGCTCAACCCAACAGTCTGAAAATCTGATAGGAAAGGAACACTTCTTCTATGAATGATCTGTTACCTGAATTtggaaattaatttttaattgccaTTGGCATCAACCTTGCTTAAAAAGGGATATAACTTTGGATTCTGGCAGAATGGAAGCCTAAAGTAAGAAACTGTAAACCAGTTTGAATCATGCTTTAGAACTAGTTTAATTTTAATAATCTTAATGTGGAGTTTAATTTTTTCTTGACAATTACAAAGGTGTGTTCTTGTTGCTTTAATACTGGTTTAAAAATCTCTTAAATATGGTGTCCATAATGGCAGtcaatcatagaactggaagggacctcgagaggtcatctactccagtctactgcactcatggcaggactaattatctagaccattcatgacaggtgtttgtctaacctggtcttaaaaatctccattgatggagattccacaacctccctaggcaatttattctagtgcttaaccaccctgaggcctggtctacactacgggtttaggtcgactttagcagcgttaaaccgaattaagcctggacacgtccacacaacgaggccctttctttcgacttaaagggccctttaaaccggtttctttacaccacctccgacgaggggattagcgataaaaccggcctttgcgggtcggaattggggtagtgtggacggaattcgatgttgttggcctccgggagctatcccacagtgcttcattgtgaccgctctggacagcgctctcaactcagatgcactgaccaggtagacaggaaaagacccgcgaaggtttgaatttcatttcctgtttgcccagcgtggagagcacaggtgaccacgcagagctcatcagcacaggtaaccgtcatggagtcctcccaggatcgcaaaagagctccagcatggaccgaacgggaggtacgagatctgctcgccatatggggagatgaagcagtgatagctgaactccgtagcagtaaaagaaatggaaaagtattagaaaagatctccaaggccatgaaggaccgaggccataacagggacacacagcagtgccgcgtgaaaattaaggagctacggcaagcctaccacaaagccagagaagcaaacggaaggtccggggcagagccgcaaacttgccgctactacgcggagctgcatgcgatcctagggggtgcagccaccactaccccaaccgtgtgctatgactctctcactggagaaacacacagggaagacggttcggggaacgaggaagatgacgatggaggtactgtaggtagctcacagcagcaaggaagcggagaaaccgtttttccccaacagccaggatatgtttgtgaccctggacctggaaccagtaacccccgaactcacccaagaccctcagggcacacaggagacctctggtgagtgtaactttgtaaatatttgtaaacattaccaaaaaaaagcaagcaagtctgttaacgtgtatggggatggagcggaaatcctccagggacatctccagaaagctctcctggttgaaatggggtgattttattaagggggacattcagaggcgcccgttcctgctattctgaccagaaatgttccccgctgttaaccacgcggtgggggggaggggtgaagtgatcatcccagagaatcgtgtgtgtgtgtgtggggggctttacttgtgtttgtgccgcatgttaaccgggaaaccgcagccccctccttttacattgaaaccccattttaaatggacaacccaattcatccttgatatgggaaatgcgctgctgtttgcaacctttcccgcatgttaagaaggttaaaaaagccaaaacactgtggcctacgatggctgcctgcaagccgaaatatgcgaccttgtaatgaaagagtgtacccattgttccctaaaatgtgtctttttttaaccacctctcccttctcctccaccagctgcaaatgtttctccttcgcagaggctcgtgaacattagaaagagaaaacgtaagacgagggacgagatgttcacggagctgcagatgtcctcccacgctgatagagcacagcagaatgcgtggaggcagtcaatgtcggagatgagaaaagcccaacatgaacgagaggagaggtggcgggctgaagacgataggtggcgtcagcttgcagacagacggcaagaggcaatgctccgtctgctggagcatcaaagtgatatgctcgagcgtatggttgagttgcaggaaaggcagcaggagcagagaccgccgctacagcccctgtgtaaccaacagccctcctccccaagttccatagcctcctcacccagacgcccaagaacatggtgggggggcctccgtccacccagtcactccaccccagatgatcgcccaagcatcagaaggctgggcttcaataagagttaaagttttaaaatgcagtatgtccttttccatccctcctcccccacccatcccagctaccttggcaattatccccctacctctgtaaggaactaataaagaatgcatgaatgtgaaaaaacaatgactttattgcctctgcaagcgggaggggaggggtggggtggggtggttggtttacagggaagtagagtgaaccgggtcgggggggggggggggttggagggttcatcaaggagaaacaaacagaagtttcacacagtagcctggccagtcacaaaactcgttttcaaagcttctctgatgcgcaccgcgccctgctgtgctcctctaaccgccctggtgtctggctgcgcgtaatcagcggccaggcgagttgcctcaacctcccaccccgccataaaggtctcccccttactctcacagatattgtggagcgcacagcaagcagcaataacaatggggatattcttttcgctgaggtctgagcgagtcagtaaactgcgccagcgcgcttttaaacgtccaaatgcacattccaccaccattcggcacttgctcagcctgtagttgaacaggtcctgactcctgtccaggctgcctgtgtacggcttcatgagccatggcattaaggggtaggctgggtccccaaggatcacgataggcatttcaacatccccaatggtcactttctggtccgggaagaaagtcccttcctccagctttcgaaacagagcagagttcctgaagacgcgagcatcatgtacctttcccggccatcccacgttgatgttggtgaaacgtcccttgtgatccaccagggcttgcagcagcattgaaaagtaccccttgcggtttacgtagtcggtggcttggtgctccggtgacaagatagggatatgggttccgtctatggccccgccacagtttgggaatcccatttcagcaaaaccatccactattgactgcacgttgcccagagtcactacccttgctatcaccaggtctttcattgccctggcaaattggatcacagcagcccccacagtagatttgcccactccaaattgattcccgactgaccggtagctgtctggcgttgcaagcttccacagggctatcgccactcgcttctcaactgtgagggctgctctcatcttggtatcctggcgtttcagggcaggggaaagcaagtcacaaagttccatgaaagtgcccttacgcatgcgaaagtttcgcagccactgggaatcgtcccatatctgcagcacgatgcggtcccaccagtctgtgcttgtttcccgggcccagaatcggcgttccacggtatcaacctgccccagtaacaccatgatttccacattgctggggcctgtgccttgtgagaggtctatggccatgtcaatttcctcatcactctcgtcgccgcgctgcaatcgcctcctcgcctggtccgggtttcgccttggcatgttctggctctgcatatactccaggacaatgcgcgtggtgttcatagtgctcataattgccgcggtgatctgagcgggctccatgatcccagtgctagctatggcgcctggtcagaaaaaaggcgcgaaagtagtatctgatggaccaggagaaggagggcgggagggagggagggaggaagggccgagtgacgacatggcgtacaggtacaggaacagggagaaacacaaacaactgtcacacagaatggtgcccccaaagattaaactggaaaccctgggcttagcaggccgttgatttcacggaggaaggggaagcaaatgaacacagaacaaatctattttttacatcttaaggtggcagccgacgctgcagcatgagtgacagccataccaatatgacgatgac includes the following:
- the LOC135973827 gene encoding myb/SANT-like DNA-binding domain-containing protein 2, with protein sequence MESSQDRKRAPAWTEREVRDLLAIWGDEAVIAELRSSKRNGKVLEKISKAMKDRGHNRDTQQCRVKIKELRQAYHKAREANGRSGAEPQTCRYYAELHAILGGAATTTPTVCYDSLTGETHREDGSGNEEDDDGGTVGSSQQQGSGETVFPQQPGYVCDPGPGTSNPRTHPRPSGHTGDLCCKCFSFAEAREH